The Hordeum vulgare subsp. vulgare chromosome 4H, MorexV3_pseudomolecules_assembly, whole genome shotgun sequence genomic interval CCTGCGATCACGTCTCCAGACCATCTGTACACACGCCTCCTGGCTGGACAAAGTCCTCCTGCACGAAAGCATCAAATGTTGACATGTTGCCTTCTGTTGTTAATCTCCAAAAATCTTTCATAGATTTGTAGCTCCAATAATTTTCGTGACAATAATAAACATCCCAAAAAATAGACCAGTTTCCCAAGGGACAAAAATGTCGTCTAAAATGAGGCTAGAACGTCACCGAAGTTGGGAAGGTTGCTGACCCGGGAGGAAATCTACTAATGACTACCGTCACAAATAATTATCTTAGATGACGGTTCATTCTTCGTCATCATGGTGTGAGCCGGTGTATGTCCATGTCTTACTCTTACCTCGCCGGCAATCACGCCAGCACTCGGAGAAACGCACTCAACCGTCAAGCATAGGCACAACAAAGCCAACCAGCTCCGCTTAATATCAGGCTTCACGTGCATGTAATTGTATGAATTTACAGATTTGTAATTAAGGTGTCCCATTGTAAAAATGATTATTTAAGATGTACCCGGTCACCGGTCTGCATAGATTTGAGGGGCTGGATTTGGTgtatccggttgtagatgctctaaacaGCATTAGCCCTGCGCCTCAATTTAGCACGCACACACACAAGGAATATCGCTAAAAAAAATTAATATtgttttttttattctttttgaaaaataatgcgcccatttgaaaatttgaaaatcTGGGCCTGCCTCGGCCCTGGCGTCACCGATAGGATCCTGTCGGCGTCGGCGCGGCCGACAGGGGTCCAGTCGGCCTAGGCAAAGCCGATAAGGGCCTCTCGGCCACGTGGCGGCCGACTACTGGCCAGACCACGTCGACAGGCCAGTCGGCCAAGCCTCTCGGCCCTGGCGTAGCCGATAGGGCtatcggccagggggaggccgactAGTGGCCGCCAgcccctcctcctctcttcctccttcctcctttcttcctccttcctctttcttccttctcctttctaccttatctcctttctttctttctcctcCTACCTTCTCCCCCCACCCAAAAAATCTGCCATTTCCACTTTTTGAACCATACATTTGTTGTGTAAGGAGTAGGGCATCCGAACTATCCTTCTCACTCGCGATGTGGTAGTTTGTGGTGCATGTTGTGAAGctatttttggtggtggtggtggaggttgaggtggaggttgtggtggtggtggtggtggtggtggtgtgggtgtagttggttgttttggtggagttggaggtggtggtgtgggATTAATCTCGGTGTTCATCGTTCGTCGTTCATCGTTTCTGCAcacgcttcaagggtaaaatatttttgttgtttaaatagttttaggtgctccggtagattagtataaatttagttgtttaactgCTTGTAGGTGCTCCgatagattagtataaatttagttgtttaactatTTTTAGGTGCttcggtagattagtataaatttagttgtttaactagttttaggtgctccggtagattagtataaatttagttgtttaactagttataggtgctccggtagattagtataaattaaGTTTAGTAAATGAAGTAGTGTAAATATGTTTAGGTTCTCCGATAGatttggaaaatatatttccGTTTGTCATTCTTCTAAATTTTTTTCTTGTTGAATAATATGTTAGGTCAGCAGAGATGTCTGATTTAGTGACGTTATGTTTGCACTATGGTCGTGGTACCGTTCAAACAAATGAGATGGGAGCTGATCTTAGTGAATTTCAGTACACAGAGGTGGAGGTGTCCTCCCCTAATACATGGTCTGTTACTCAGTTGACAGAATGGCTTGCGCGATGTTTAGGGTTCAATACTGAAACACACACCGTCGAtgttcatgcattatggacccggtccactggtaatattttctggtatttgaagcatatagagcgggACGACCAATGGGTGCGCTTGTTATAATCTTGCGAGCGTAGGGGATGTCATCATGTGGCCTTACTTCTCCCCGTGCTAAAGCCGGTTACTGAACCTGAAGTGGAACGTAGCTCTAAATATGGTGAGAGCAGTGTAGGGATGCATGATTCACAGTCAATTCATGCGTCCCATGCTGGGGATGATTTTTACGAAGCAGGCCAGAGTAGTCAGGCAGAAGGGGGAGATGCAGATGATTATCTCAGCGGTGAGGCGGATGCCGACGAGATAGATGGGCAATGGAGACGTGTAGGCAAAATAGCTAACATAAAATAGCTAACATAAAATCGCGAGTGTAGGCAAAATAGCTAACATAAAACAGCTAACATAAAATTTCAAAGAGGAAAAAAGATGACACTTCCATCAAAAACAGCAAAAATAAATAAGGGgagaaataaggagaagaaatagagaaggagggagaagaaataggtgagaaaggagggagagggggggagtCGCTGCCACTAGTGGCCTATCGGCTTCCCCAAAGCCGAGTGGCCACTAATCGGCCACCTGGAAGCCGATAGGCTCCTGTCGGCTAGGGCGGGGCCGACGGCCTCCTGTCGGCTTGGGCGGGGCCGACAACTCCCACTCGGCCACACCAAGGCCGAAGCAGgtatatttttcaaattttttgatttgatgcattatttttcaaaaagaataaaaaaaatgcaatatttaaaaaaattagcaGGAATATCACCATGCAGTTCTGATTTTTATAGACTCTTCAAGTCCATTGATGCAAACCCAGGCTTCTCTCAAACATTTGCTGCCCCGCAACAGATCCAACATGCTAATCTAGTGGAGTTACATCCAACGGTTTGCTTCTTACACACCAGTCGGCTAGCTCAACCCATGAGCACTAGTCAGCCTTGCAGGCTTTACACACACAAGGGACTGCATGCCTACATTTCCATGATCCTATCAGTCGTTGCGTCAAGCAGAGTCTTGTCCTCTGATCTTGAGCCCGATCCACAAGATGGTAGCGGCGACCTCTGGCCAGGGCAGGGGCTACCGCCATGTGTTGCCAGCTTCCTGCCAATACACAAGATTGTTGTCACAGCTGTAGTGAACAGCAACCTCATTTTCGCCAAAAGAATAATATACACGCTGATGTGCATGAACTTGTACACATaagccctattactcaactcttaACAAACCCTTCCCGTGCATTATACCATTGTCACTATGCGGAACACTAGAGAACCAACATCTCTAGTATGGTATGTAGATTGTAGGATAGCAATCAGAGATCTTTTGATGTAACAGCGCTTGGAAAAGGCAAAACGAGAACCATTTTTCTAACATTTTGGCAGATAATGCAGGGTATATGTCATACAAATTAAGTTGCAAATTCTCTCTATGTACATAATATAGGTCCGGTAGACCATAAAAAACTGTAGTCTGAGGGAATAATCAAGTTGGTGTATGCTCAAACACATAATACGTTTGTATCCAATACAAGTAATCAGGATGTTTctcaaaaggaaacaagatagacGAGATCTACCAACCAAAACATCAACCTAATGCAAGTTGCAACCTACATACTGCAATATCATAACTACATTATACCACTCACATTAAGCAGTACTCAAGGAGCATAACTTACTCATTGCAACCATTATCAACATCACGGAGGTCATTTCTATCAGCAGGCGTATCTGATCCCCTCTTCTTATTGTCGCCATGTTCCTTTAACTGTCTTAGTGATTTCCCACGGTACTCTTCCTTTCTCTGTCCGGAATCTGAGAAGTCACCTCGCTTTCTTGACACGATGCACTATGAACAACATTAGTACTGGAATAGCGTAGCAAGGTTACACTCATTGAGCAGCAGTGAAGAAACATGGCTTACTCTCTTGAACCATTATCAGCATCGCAGTGGTGGCTTCTATCATCAACAGTATATGATCCCCTCTTGTTATCATTATCATGTTCTTCTGATTGTCTTGATGATTTTGCCCTGTGGTCCTCCGTTCCCTTTTGGGCAGCTGAGTAGTCATTTCGACTTCTTAGGAAGGTGGAGTATAAAAAACATTAGTTATGCTATTGGTATAACAAGATCACACCTGTCACACGCTAAAAAAATAAGATTACACTATCATATTTTAGCAACAGAACTTACTCTTTGGAACCATTATCAACATCACGGGGGTCATCTCTATCATTACGAGTATATGATCCCCTACCCTTATGCTCATCATGTTCTTTTGATTGTCTTGGTAAACTTGCCTGGCGCTCTTCCTTTCTCATTCCAGCAGCTGCGTAGTCCTTTCGCCTTCTTGGGACAGTAGAGTATAAAAACTATAAGTTCTGAATAGCATAACAAGATTACACCCGTCACATTTAGTAGCATGAAGGAACACAGCTTACTCTTTGGAACTATTATCAGCATCACGGAGGTCATTTCTATCATCACGAGTATATGATCCCCTCTTCTTATGTTCATCATGTTCCTTTGATTGTCTCGGTAAACTTGCCTGGTGCTCTTCCTTTCTCTTTCCAGCAGCTGGGTAGTCCTTTCGCCTTCTTAGGACAGTATTTGTATAAAAATTATTAATTCTGGATAGCTTAACAAGATTACACCCGTCACATTTAGCAGCATGAAGGAACAAAGCTTACTCTTTGGAACCCTTATCAGCACCACGAAGGTCATTTCTATCGTCACGAGTATATGATCCCCTCTTCTTATGCGCACCATGTTCCTTTGATTGTCTTGGTAAACTTGCCTGGTGCTCTTCCTTTCTCTTTCCAGCAGCTGAGTAGTCCTTTTGCCTTCTTGGGACAGTATAGTATTAGAACTGTTAGTTCTGGATAGCATAACAAGAGTACACCCGACACGTTTAGCAGCATGAAGGAACAGAGCTTACTCTTTGGAACCATTATCAGCATCACGGTGCTCATTTCTGTCATCACAAGTATAGGATCCCCTCTTCTTATGTTCATCATGTTCCTTTGATTGTCTTGGCAAACTTGCCTGGTGCTCTTCCTTTCTCTTTCCAGCAGTTGGGTAGTCCTTTTGCCTTCTTGGGACAGTAGAGTATTAAAAATATTAGTTCAGGAtagcatggaagccatcttcttggtacgacagctgatgaagagatacagggagcaaaagaaggaccttcatatggtgttcattgatttggagaaggcctatgataagatacctcggaatgtcatgtggtgggccttggagaaacacaaagtcccaataaagtacattaccctcatcaaggatatgtatgataatgttgtgacaagtgttcgaacaagtgatggcgacaccgataactttccgattagaatagggctacaccaagggtcagctttgagcccttatctttttgatttggtgatggatgaggtcacaagggatatacaaggagatatcccatggtgtatgctctttgcggatgatgtggtgctagtcgataatagccgaacgggggttaatagaaagttaagagttatggaggcggactctagaatcgaaaggttttaggcttagtagaactaaaactgaatacatgaggtgcagttttagtgctactaggcacgaggatggagaggttagccttggtgggcaggtggtaccggagagagacatgtttcgatatttggggtccatgttgcagaaggatggcgatatcgatgaagacgtgggccaccgaatcaaggctaggtggatgaagtggcgccaagcttctggcgtactctgtgacaagagagtgccacaaaagctaaaagacaggttttataggacagctatccgacctgtgatgttgtatggcgcggagtgttggccaaccaagagacgacatatccaacagttaggtgtagcagagatgcgcatgttgagatggatatgtggccacacaaggaaggatcgggtacggaatgacgatatacgagagagacttggggtagcaccgattgaagagaagctggtccagtatcgtctcagatggtttggacatattcaacggaggccaccggaagcgccggtgcatagcggacagataaagcgtgctgagaatgttaagaggggtcgtggtagaccaaacttgacatgggaggagtccgttaagagagacctgaaggtttggaatatcgacaaagacttagccatggacaggggtgcgtggaagttagctatccacgttccaaagccatgacttggcttcgagatcttatgggtttcaactctagcctaccccaacttgtttgggactgaaaggcttggttgttgttgttgttgttgttgttgtagcataCCAAAAGTACCCCCAAGACATTTAGCAGCATGAAGGAACAGAGCTTACTCTTTGGAACCATTATCAGCATCACGGTGCTCATTTCTGTTACCACAAGTATAGGATCCCCTCTTCTTATGTTCATCATGTTCCTTGGATTGTCTTGGTAAACTTGCCTGGTGCTCTTCCTTTCTCTTTCCAGCAGCTGGGTAGTTCTTTTGCCTTCTTGGGACAGTAGAGTATTAAAAATATTAGTTCTGGATAGCATAACAAGAGTACACCCGAGACATTTACCAGCATGAAGGAACAGAGCTTACTCTTTGGAACCGTTATCAGCATCACGGTAGTCATTTCTGTTATCACGAGTATAGGATCCACTCTTCTtatgttcatcatattcctttGATTGCCTTGGTAAACTTGCCTGGCGCTCTTCCTTTCTCTTTCCAGCAGCTGAGTCATCCTTTCGCCTTCTTAGGACAGTAGAGTATAAAAACTATTAGCTCTTGATAGCATAACAAGATTACACCATCACATTTAGCAGCATGAAGGAACAGAGCTTACTCTTTGGAACCATTATGAGCATCGCGGAGCTCCTTTCCATCAATATGAGTATAGGATCTGTGCTTCTTATCGTTATCATGTTCTTTTGACTGGCTTTGTGAATTTGCTTGGGAAGGCTTTTCCATTCTCTTTTGTGAAGCACAGTCAGGTCCTGCACGCCTCCTGTGAACAACATACACCGTTATTACAGAGGTGCAAATGACCAGAAAGTACTAGCATTaacatatgatcaacatggaaatAAATCTAAACTATGCAAACAATGCATGCACTAATTTACGTCTACCAATACTAAACAGAACACCGTTCAGTAATACAAACAGCAAGCGATACAATGACATTAGAATGAAAATCATATATGCAACAACAGCCTTTTCTGAAGTCTAGTTAAAACAGCATGTTTTCTCCCCAACAGACTATATACTCTGATGCCAGTAAATCACTGAAGCCCAAAAGAAGGTTCCGGTGCATCATAACAATGTTAGAATAGCATATACTCGGAACGAAGCTGAGTTTAGTAGGATATCTTCAATCTACTGAACTGTGACTGTTATACAGGATATGCTGCAGAAAACATCTAAATAAGTATATTCTGACTTATGAACTGTGTCTGGTAGACACCACTAAGGATTAAGATGATGTTTGACATCTCAATGAGTATAACAACAGAAGTTCTGGAATAGCAGATTACCCCAGTCAAATTTAGCAGCAGCGAAGGAACGGAACTTACTCATTGTAGCCATTGTCAGCATCAGTACGGTCAATTCCATCATCAGGGGCATAGGATCTCTTCTTATCCTCACGTTCTTTTGTCGGTTGTGGTGATTCCAaccgacactcctttatcttcgggGAAGCAGAGTAGCCATCTCGCTTTCTTGGGGCAGCAGAGTATGAAGATTGAAAACCATTAATTCTCAAAAGCATAACTAGATTATGTCAATAAAATTTGGCAGCAGGAACACAACTTACTTCTTGTAACAATCAACAGAATTATGCCGCCCATTTATATCATCAGGAGAACAGGACCTCCTATTTTCATCCTCATGTTCAGTGGACTGTTTTGGTGATTTTGCCCAGCGCGCTTCCTTTCTCTTTGGGGAAGCAGAGCAGTCATCTCGCCTTCTTGAGTGTGATCCAGAAGATGGTCTGGGTGACCTCCGGCAGGCATGGGATCCCTCACCGTCAGGTGTTACCGGCTTCCTGTCGACATGCAAATTGCTACTACAAAGATACAAACATAAAAAGAAGGAATGTAAATCGTTTACTCATATAAGACCACATGGAAATAATTCTGAACTatgcacacaactcatatcactaATCCTAAACAGCACACACTATTATACAAATAGTGAGCAGTATAATGGTGCAAAAAAACATAGATGCAATCACAATCTTGTCAGAACTAAGGTGAAATCAGGACTTCTCTAGCAAAAAGATTATATTATATAAGCCGGTGCCAAGGGGCTCTCATTCTCTtctttcccttctctctcctcgtcTCTTTGAGAGTCGCCAGCCCTAGCCtagctcctctcacctcctcctccggcggcTCCGCCAGCCAGAGTGGGCATGGGAATGGAGGCCGGGTTGCTGCTCTGTATTGTAGGGGTAGGGTTTAGTCATCGTGGTTTTCCTTGATGGCGTTTGGCTATATGCCGTTGAGAAGCTTGGCATCGGACCCCCCGAGCTACAACGAGTGGAGGCCCCTACATCTAGCTTTCATCAATGGTGGACGACGGCTGAAAGGGGTGGATCCAGCAACGGCTTCAAAAATAAGCTCATATTGACGACGGATCTAGAGGCTTTTCAAGCTGATCCGAGAGGATGGCGGATCTGGCTCGGGACCTCGCAGAGCCAGCATGCCAAGGGATTATCGGTTGGCAGCAGAGCTTTCTCATCTTCTTCAACTTCCTCTGCGTCAACCTCCATCGCCGGAGCTTCGGATCAAACAAAGAATTGTCTCCGACGAGCGATTTGGGCGACTCGGGTGGAACGCTGGATTCAAACGGATTTGCCGCCGAACTCCGACGTCCCCTTCTTCAACCTCCAGAAGAGAGGCCCTTCTTTCCTTGCCCTATGCTGACAAGGTTGTGGCCAGAGATGGTCGCCAAGGCATCTCCGGCGAGGTAGCCGGACGATTCAGGAATCAATTGCATTTTTGCGTTCTCTCTTGGGGTCCTGAATGTAAAACAGGAAGACTTGCTTGTAATTTCTCTATTCTTTATGGACCTCTGCGCAGTATAATACATACTTATGTTAATTTAGGGACTGTGTGGTTTCAAGCCACAACTTGCCACACTTTGCCACACCTCAACTTAGGCAAGTTTGACCAAGTTAGGTGTGTGTTTAGTTCTTGCCACAACTAAAGCGGAAAAAAAATAGCACTAAGCCCCACATGTCATAGATACAAAAAGTGTGGCAAGATTCCCTAAGGCAAGCCAAAGTGCGGCTAACTATTTGAGCACCCAAAGTGTGGCAATATGTGGCAAATATAGTCACAATCCAAACAGGCCCTTAATGCCAGCTCTTGGAAAACTGATGCCAACTGTACACATGTTCTGGAGAAAAGTACTGGACTCTGAAGGTTCAGGTGAATGGTGCGCTCACTCAGAATTAACATGCATCTAGAAGGATATGTATGTAGCCCTAGCAGGAAAGGAAGAACTTTCAATATGATAATGCTTGGGAAAGGAAGAGTTGACCATTTTCATATATTTTGGCAGACAATATAGTGGTACAGGTTATGAGCACGGAAGAAGGCTAAATAGATCACCCATGAGACTTAATTAATATAAGTCCAGTAGACCATTATACACTCCTGGGCGAGAAAAAAACTAAGTTTGTACACCCAGGGTTGATCACAAACTATATGTTATCCAACACAGAGGATCAGCTGTGGCACACATGATTGACACTGTACACAGAACGCCTGGTAAAGAAATCTCTAAAAAGGATAACTAACAAGTACCAATCTATTGCAGGCTGTAATCGATACACTGAAGTAGTGGGTTAAAAGGATGCAGTCTGAGACACCAATAAGTATAACACAATTAGTCCATTAGTCCTGGAATATCACAACTAGATCATGCCGATGACATttagcagcagtcaaggaacatAACTTATTCTCTGGGACCATTAACTGCATCATGGTGGTCATTTCTATCATGAGGGGCATAGGGTCTCCCCTTTGTATCCTTATTATATTCTTCTGACTCTATTGATGATTTTGCCTGGCACTCTTCCTTAATCTTTGGTGAAGCAGAGCAGTCACCTTGCATTCTTAGGTCAGGAGAGTATGAACATAAGTTCTGCATAGCATAACTAGATCACACCAGTAACTTTTAGTAGCAGTTTAGGAACAGAACTTACTCATTGTGACTATGATCAACATGACGGCAGTCATTTCTATCATCAGGAGTATTTGATCTCCACTTCCTATGTTTATCATGTTCTTTTGACTGTCTTGGTGATTGCTCCCGACGCTCTTCTTTTCCCTTTGGGGGAGCAGAGTAGGCATCTCGCCTTCTTGAGTGTGATCCAGAGGATGATCTGGGTGACTTCTGGTGGGGAGATGATCCCTTACCATCAGTTGTTGCCGGACTCCTGTTAACACACATTATTACTACAATGGTGGATATGCACAAAAGGAATGCAATTAACCATTTGTCCATATGGCAACCATAGAAATAAATCTGAACTATGCACATAGATTATGTAACCAATCCTAAATAGAACACTGTTCAGTAATGCAAACAGTGAGCAGCACAATGGGCATTAAAAAAATCATGGATGCAACCACAACCGTGTCAAAAGAATAGTTAAATGCGATATTTTTTCTCACCAATAGATTATATATGCTGATGCCGATGAACTGTCAACTATGTCCTGGAGATAATTACTAAACTCTACAAAGAAGGCTCTGGGGCATGATATCAGTGTCCCTATAGCGAATAATGTACACTCACTCAGTAGTAACATGTTTCTAGTACTCAGTGGTAACATGTTTCTAGCGAGTCACGTGAACTGGCGCACGGTCTCCCGACGATCGAATACGGCGGGCTGGGCGTTCGAGACCTTGAGCGCACGGGGCTCGCCCTCAGACTCAGATGGCTATGGCTCTCGAGGACGGACACCGACCGTGCCTGGCAGGGCCTCGACCTGCAGTTCACACCTGAGGAGCGCAGACTCTTCTACGCCTCCACATCCATGGTGATCGGGGACGGTTTGACAGCCCTATTTTGGGAAGACCGCTGGCTCCACGGTCAGTCCATTCGCGAGCTCGCGCCCCAGCTCTACCTATGCATCCCCAAAAACCGAAGAAAAGCGCGGACGGTGGCGGAGGGCATCGGCGGCAACGCTTGGGCACATGACATCCACGGAGTCGTAGGCCTGCAAGAGATTGGGCAGTACCTGCGGACATGGCAGCTTGTGATGCACACAACTCTGTCCACCGAGCCGGACAAGCTCGTCTGG includes:
- the LOC123448268 gene encoding serine/arginine repetitive matrix protein 1-like isoform X7, with the protein product MTCVQVPRAMARSRSPKGEGDSRRRSPPRRSSGEQGGRKEQGPVSLLVRNIPHNCRSEDLRVPFEKFGPVWDVHMPKDYYSGEPKGFAFIEFSDPHDASEAQYHMNSKLFCGREIKVVPATAKRKRPEDMRRQTGVRVHSGSKRRHLSRHGRSRSRSHSRSPRHGGRDRSRSHSPAPRRRGDYSASPKRKEECQAKSSGQSKEHDNDKKLGPCTPGDRSEHHDTDNDSNERQATPDYSAVPKRKEECQTKSPKQPNEHDVDKKCVSFSPDKNNCRDADNGHNERDDYSTSSKKKGERLARSPRLSKEHGKDKKQRSYSRDDRSDCRDADNGFKESPATTDGKGSSPHQKSPRSSSGSHSRRRDAYSAPPKGKEERREQSPRQSKEHDKHRKWRSNTPDDRNDCRHVDHSHNDSNLHVDRKPVTPDGEGSHACRRSPRPSSGSHSRRRDDCSASPKRKEARWAKSPKQSTEHEDENRRSCSPDDINGRHNSVDCYKKKRDGYSASPKIKECRLESPQPTKEREDKKRSYAPDDGIDRTDADNGYNERRAGPDCASQKRMEKPSQANSQSQSKEHDNDKKHRSYTHIDGKELRDAHNGSKERRKDDSAAGKRKEERQASLPRQSKEYDEHKKSGSYTRDNRNDYRDADNGSKERQKNYPAAGKRKEEHQASLPRQSKEHDEHKKRGSYTCGNRNEHRDADNGSKERQKDYPTAGKRKEEHQASLPRQSKEHDEHKKRGSYTCDDRNEHRDADNGSKERQKDYSAAGKRKEEHQASLPRQSKEHGAHKKRGSYTRDDRNDLRGADKGSKERKDYPAAGKRKEEHQASLPRQSKEHDEHKKRGSYTRDDRNDLRDADNSSKERRKDYAAAGMRKEERQASLPRQSKEHDEHKGRGSYTRNDRDDPRDVDNGSKESRNDYSAAQKGTEDHRAKSSRQSEEHDNDNKRGSYTVDDRSHHCDADNGSREKRGDFSDSGQRKEEYRGKSLRQLKEHGDNKKRGSDTPADRNDLRDVDNGCNEKLATHGGSPCPGQRSPLPSCGSGSRSEDKTLLDATTDRIMEM
- the LOC123448268 gene encoding serine/arginine repetitive matrix protein 1-like isoform X10; translation: MTCVQVPRAMARSRSPKGEGDSRRRSPPRRSSGEQGGRKEQGPVSLLVRNIPHNCRSEDLRVPFEKFGPVWDVHMPKDYYSGEPKGFAFIEFSDPHDASEAQYHMNSKLFCGREIKVVPATAKRKRPEDMRRQTGVRVHSGSKRRHLSRHGRSRSRSHSRSPRHGGRDRSRSHSPAPRRRGDYSASPKRKEECQAKSSGQSKEHDNDKKLGPCTPGDRSEHHDTDNDSNERQATPDYSAVPKRKEECQTKSPKQPNEHDVDKKCVSFSPDKNNCRDADNGHNERDDYSTSSKKKGERLARSPRLSKEHGKDKKQRSYSRDDRSDCRDADNGFKESPATTDGKGSSPHQKSPRSSSGSHSRRRDAYSAPPKGKEERREQSPRQSKEHDKHRKWRSNTPDDRNDCRHVDHSHNDSNLHVDRKPVTPDGEGSHACRRSPRPSSGSHSRRRDDCSASPKRKEARWAKSPKQSTEHEDENRRSCSPDDINGRHNSVDCYKKKRDGYSASPKIKECRLESPQPTKEREDKKRSYAPDDGIDRTDADNGYNERRAGPDCASQKRMEKPSQANSQSQSKEHDNDKKHRSYTHIDGKELRDAHNGSKERRKDDSAAGKRKEERQASLPRQSKEYDEHKKSGSYTRDNRNDYRDADNGSKEQKNYPAAGKRKEEHQASLPRQSKEHDEHKKRGSYTCGNRNEHRDADNGSKEQKDYPTAGKRKEEHQASLPRQSKEHDEHKKRGSYTCDDRNEHRDADNGSKERQKDYSAAGKRKEEHQASLPRQSKEHGAHKKRGSYTRDDRNDLRGADKGSKERRKDYPAAGKRKEEHQASLPRQSKEHDEHKKRGSYTRDDRNDLRDADNSSKERRKDYAAAGMRKEERQASLPRQSKEHDEHKGRGSYTRNDRDDPRDVDNGSKESRNDYSAAQKGTEDHRAKSSRQSEEHDNDNKRGSYTVDDRSHHCDADNGSREKRGDFSDSGQRKEEYRGKSLRQLKEHGDNKKRGSDTPADRNDLRDVDNGCNEKLATHGGSPCPGQRSPLPSCGSGSRSEDKTLLDATTDRIMEM
- the LOC123448268 gene encoding serine/arginine repetitive matrix protein 1-like isoform X5, coding for MTCVQVPRAMARSRSPKGEGDSRRRSPPRRSSGEQGGRKEQGPVSLLVRNIPHNCRSEDLRVPFEKFGPVWDVHMPKDYYSGEPKGFAFIEFSDPHDASEAQYHMNSKLFCGREIKVVPATAKRKRPEDMRRQTGVRVHSGSKRRHLSRHGRSRSRSHSRSPRHGGRDRSRSHSPAPRRRGDYSASPKRKEECQAKSSGQSKEHDNDKKLGPCTPGDRSEHHDTDNDSNERQATPDYSAVPKRKEECQTKSPKQPNEHDVDKKCVSFSPDKNNCRDADNGHNERDDYSTSSKKKGERLARSPRLSKEHGKDKKQRSYSRDDRSDCRDADNGFKESPATTDGKGSSPHQKSPRSSSGSHSRRRDAYSAPPKGKEERREQSPRQSKEHDKHRKWRSNTPDDRNDCRHVDHSHNDSNLHVDRKPVTPDGEGSHACRRSPRPSSGSHSRRRDDCSASPKRKEARWAKSPKQSTEHEDENRRSCSPDDINGRHNSVDCYKKKRDGYSASPKIKECRLESPQPTKEREDKKRSYAPDDGIDRTDADNGYNERRAGPDCASQKRMEKPSQANSQSQSKEHDNDKKHRSYTHIDGKELRDAHNGSKERRKDDSAAGKRKEERQASLPRQSKEYDEHKKSGSYTRDNRNDYRDADNGSKERQKNYPAAGKRKEEHQASLPRQSKEHDEHKKRGSYTCGNRNEHRDADNGSKERQKDYPTAGKRKEEHQASLPRQSKEHDEHKKRGSYTCDDRNEHRDADNGSKEQKDYSAAGKRKEEHQASLPRQSKEHGAHKKRGSYTRDDRNDLRGADKGSKERRKDYPAAGKRKEEHQASLPRQSKEHDEHKKRGSYTRDDRNDLRDADNSSKERRKDYAAAGMRKEERQASLPRQSKEHDEHKGRGSYTRNDRDDPRDVDNGSKESRNDYSAAQKGTEDHRAKSSRQSEEHDNDNKRGSYTVDDRSHHCDADNGSREKRGDFSDSGQRKEEYRGKSLRQLKEHGDNKKRGSDTPADRNDLRDVDNGCNEKLATHGGSPCPGQRSPLPSCGSGSRSEDKTLLDATTDRIMEM
- the LOC123448268 gene encoding serine/arginine repetitive matrix protein 1-like isoform X1: MTCVQVPRAMARSRSPKGEGDSRRRSPPRRSSGEQGGRKEQGPVSLLVRNIPHNCRSEDLRVPFEKFGPVWDVHMPKDYYSGEPKGFAFIEFSDPHDASEAQYHMNSKLFCGREIKVVPATAKRKRPEDMRRQTGVRVHSGSKRRHLSRHGRSRSRSHSRSPRHGGRDRSRSHSPAPRRRGDYSASPKRKEECQAKSSGQSKEHDNDKKLGPCTPGDRSEHHDTDNDSNERQATPDYSAVPKRKEECQTKSPKQPNEHDVDKKCVSFSPDKNNCRDADNGHNERDDYSTSSKKKGERLARSPRLSKEHGKDKKQRSYSRDDRSDCRDADNGFKESPATTDGKGSSPHQKSPRSSSGSHSRRRDAYSAPPKGKEERREQSPRQSKEHDKHRKWRSNTPDDRNDCRHVDHSHNDSNLHVDRKPVTPDGEGSHACRRSPRPSSGSHSRRRDDCSASPKRKEARWAKSPKQSTEHEDENRRSCSPDDINGRHNSVDCYKKKRDGYSASPKIKECRLESPQPTKEREDKKRSYAPDDGIDRTDADNGYNERRAGPDCASQKRMEKPSQANSQSQSKEHDNDKKHRSYTHIDGKELRDAHNGSKERRKDDSAAGKRKEERQASLPRQSKEYDEHKKSGSYTRDNRNDYRDADNGSKERQKNYPAAGKRKEEHQASLPRQSKEHDEHKKRGSYTCGNRNEHRDADNGSKERQKDYPTAGKRKEEHQASLPRQSKEHDEHKKRGSYTCDDRNEHRDADNGSKERQKDYSAAGKRKEEHQASLPRQSKEHGAHKKRGSYTRDDRNDLRGADKGSKERRKDYPAAGKRKEEHQASLPRQSKEHDEHKKRGSYTRDDRNDLRDADNSSKERRKDYAAAGMRKEERQASLPRQSKEHDEHKGRGSYTRNDRDDPRDVDNGSKESRNDYSAAQKGTEDHRAKSSRQSEEHDNDNKRGSYTVDDRSHHCDADNGSREKRGDFSDSGQRKEEYRGKSLRQLKEHGDNKKRGSDTPADRNDLRDVDNGCNEKLATHGGSPCPGQRSPLPSCGSGSRSEDKTLLDATTDRIMEM